A part of Legionella sainthelensi genomic DNA contains:
- the dksA gene encoding RNA polymerase-binding protein DksA, producing the protein MTEQLIDKNNERQYNVKSDAIGSMGITPYQETAGEEYMNEKQLAHIEKILLAWRQSLMEEVDRTVTHMKDEAANFPDPSDRASQEEEFSIELRTRDRERKLIKKIEDALERLRNEDFGYCEACGIEIGLKRLEARPTATLCIDCKTLSEIKEKQNQGS; encoded by the coding sequence ATGACCGAACAATTAATTGATAAAAATAATGAGAGACAATACAACGTGAAAAGCGACGCAATAGGTAGCATGGGAATTACCCCCTATCAGGAAACTGCGGGGGAAGAATATATGAATGAAAAGCAGTTGGCACATATTGAAAAAATATTGCTAGCTTGGCGTCAATCATTAATGGAAGAAGTGGATCGTACTGTGACCCATATGAAGGACGAAGCTGCTAATTTTCCCGACCCATCAGACAGGGCAAGCCAAGAAGAAGAGTTTAGCATCGAATTACGCACACGTGACCGCGAACGTAAACTTATCAAAAAAATTGAAGATGCATTAGAACGATTAAGAAATGAAGATTTTGGTTATTGTGAAGCATGTGGTATTGAAATTGGCCTCAAACGTTTGGAAGCAAGACCTACTGCAACCTTATGTATTGACTGCAAAACTTTGTCAGAGATTAAAGAAAAACAAAATCAAGGCTCTTAA
- the prmC gene encoding peptide chain release factor N(5)-glutamine methyltransferase yields the protein MISIDRVLKQNPEREAEILLGYVLDKTRAYLFAHPEALLTPKQLAAFEHLMAQRAQGIPIAYLMGQREFWSLDLKVNEHTLIPRHETELLVALALEFIPDQPDTHILELGTGSGAIALALAKERPNWRIVACDISEDALKVAKENAQNNKIENINFFLSNWFSGIPQHQYHAIVANPPYIAEDDPHLQQGDLRFEPRNALVSSQEGLADLQCIIERGYEYLLPQGILLLEHGFDQKFKVQAILNRLRYKSIRCWQDIQGHDRVSGGWR from the coding sequence ATGATTAGCATTGATAGAGTTCTGAAACAAAATCCAGAGAGAGAAGCAGAAATTTTATTAGGCTATGTTTTAGATAAAACCAGAGCCTATCTCTTTGCTCATCCTGAAGCATTGCTTACGCCCAAACAATTAGCTGCATTTGAACATTTAATGGCTCAAAGAGCTCAAGGAATACCCATTGCTTATCTCATGGGCCAACGTGAATTTTGGTCCCTTGATTTAAAGGTCAATGAACATACTTTAATTCCACGCCATGAAACAGAACTACTTGTGGCATTAGCCTTAGAATTTATCCCTGATCAGCCTGATACTCATATTCTTGAGCTAGGTACTGGCAGTGGGGCTATAGCCTTAGCTCTGGCCAAAGAAAGACCAAACTGGCGAATTGTTGCGTGCGACATTAGCGAAGATGCACTAAAAGTTGCAAAAGAAAACGCTCAAAACAACAAAATAGAAAATATAAATTTTTTTCTATCTAACTGGTTTAGTGGAATTCCGCAGCATCAATACCATGCTATTGTAGCCAATCCACCCTATATCGCAGAGGACGATCCTCATTTGCAACAAGGTGATCTACGTTTTGAGCCACGAAATGCACTAGTGAGTAGTCAAGAAGGCTTAGCTGATCTACAATGTATCATTGAACGCGGTTATGAATATCTTTTGCCTCAAGGTATACTTTTGCTTGAACATGGATTTGATCAAAAATTTAAAGTACAAGCTATACTTAATAGATTAAGGTATAAAAGTATAAGATGTTGGCAAGACATCCAGGGTCATGACAGAGTAAGCGGGGGCTGGCGATAA
- the prfA gene encoding peptide chain release factor 1, producing MKKSLELKLQQMLERYQEVGRLLSEASVIADQNQFKTLSKEYAQLEPIATCYETYIEAKNNVSSLEELLVGEDKELAAMADEELASAKNEVEELDEQLQWHLIPKDPDDERNIYLEIRAGTGGDEAAIFAGDLYRMYIRYAEEQGWQQELISASHGEHGGYKEIITRISGNAVYSQLKFESGAHRVQRVPETESQGRVHTSACTVAILPEVDEIDDIQINPDDLRIDTYRSSGAGGQHVNKTDSAIRITHIPTGVVVECQDERSQHKNRSKAMSLLKTRLLDAEQSKQKKEQAQTRKSLVGTGDRSERIRTYNYPQGRLTDHRINLTIYQLNDVMEGKLSLVIEPLKREYHAELLAELGRND from the coding sequence ATGAAGAAATCTCTTGAACTAAAACTGCAGCAAATGCTGGAGCGTTATCAGGAAGTGGGACGCTTACTATCTGAAGCATCCGTTATTGCTGATCAAAATCAATTTAAAACTTTGTCAAAAGAATACGCACAATTAGAGCCTATAGCGACTTGTTATGAAACATATATCGAAGCAAAAAATAATGTGTCTTCTTTAGAGGAGTTACTTGTTGGAGAAGATAAAGAGTTAGCAGCCATGGCTGACGAGGAGTTAGCAAGCGCCAAAAATGAAGTAGAAGAGCTCGATGAACAGCTACAATGGCATTTGATTCCCAAAGATCCTGATGATGAACGCAATATTTATCTCGAAATCAGGGCAGGAACTGGTGGCGATGAAGCAGCGATTTTTGCTGGTGATCTTTACCGTATGTATATTCGTTATGCAGAAGAGCAAGGCTGGCAACAGGAATTAATTAGTGCAAGTCATGGTGAACATGGAGGATATAAAGAGATCATCACGCGTATTAGTGGTAACGCTGTTTATTCACAACTCAAATTTGAATCTGGAGCTCATCGTGTACAACGTGTTCCTGAAACTGAATCCCAAGGGCGTGTACATACCTCGGCCTGTACTGTGGCCATCTTACCTGAGGTTGACGAAATTGATGACATTCAAATTAACCCAGATGATCTACGTATAGACACCTACCGCTCCTCGGGAGCTGGTGGACAGCACGTCAATAAAACAGACTCTGCTATTCGCATTACCCATATACCTACGGGTGTCGTGGTGGAATGTCAAGATGAGCGTTCTCAACATAAAAATCGTTCTAAAGCGATGTCCTTACTTAAAACACGCTTGTTGGATGCAGAACAAAGTAAACAGAAGAAAGAGCAAGCACAAACCCGTAAATCACTGGTGGGAACAGGTGATCGTTCTGAGAGAATTCGTACCTATAACTATCCCCAAGGTCGTTTAACGGATCATCGAATTAATTTAACAATCTATCAATTAAACGATGTAATGGAAGGTAAGCTTTCTTTAGTGATTGAACCCTTAAAGCGTGAATATCATGCTGAGTTACTGGCAGAACTAGGACGAAATGATTAG
- the hemA gene encoding glutamyl-tRNA reductase translates to MVFVACGLNHKTAPINVREKVAMTPAAQDSLLNSLFTLSGVNEAAILSTCNRTEIYCDTHDPQALTHWLAQEHHLSYESLSPFLYLYKGHEGIKHTLRVASGLDSMMIGEPQILGQMKQAYQHACNLGTIKTELRPIFEYIFSASKRVRTRSGIGTNPVSVAYAAVQLIGQLFTNYKSLNVFLIGSGETASLVAKYLHQQGVNHFMVASRTQENAEKLAKTFNGKTIPISDIAQHLSQADVIVSATTCPIPFINKDLVMQALDQRNHAPMFFLDLAVPRDIEADVKEIAQVHLYNIDDLQAMIEKGIEERRLAAFHAEQLVDEELKNYIRKHRSLKAKKVICDYRNQMSDLAQKELQRALKKLSAGQCQQLVLNEFSERLVNKLTHNPTAGLRQIAKDGREDLFTLAQYLFTTTTRQSSYEEIS, encoded by the coding sequence ATGGTGTTTGTTGCTTGCGGACTCAATCATAAAACTGCTCCAATAAACGTGCGTGAAAAAGTCGCCATGACTCCGGCTGCCCAAGATTCGTTGCTCAACAGCTTATTCACTCTCTCAGGGGTCAATGAAGCTGCTATTTTATCTACTTGTAATCGCACAGAAATTTATTGTGATACACACGACCCGCAGGCTCTTACACATTGGCTCGCCCAAGAACATCACTTATCGTATGAATCGTTGTCTCCTTTTTTATACTTATATAAAGGCCATGAAGGGATAAAGCATACGTTACGAGTCGCTAGCGGTTTGGACTCGATGATGATTGGAGAGCCACAAATTCTTGGTCAAATGAAACAAGCTTATCAACATGCGTGTAATCTGGGCACCATAAAAACAGAACTGCGCCCGATTTTTGAATATATTTTTAGTGCATCAAAACGTGTACGCACTCGAAGTGGCATAGGTACCAATCCTGTTTCAGTAGCTTATGCTGCGGTTCAACTTATTGGTCAGCTCTTTACAAACTACAAATCCCTCAATGTCTTTTTGATAGGTTCAGGCGAAACTGCTTCTTTAGTAGCAAAGTATTTACACCAACAAGGTGTGAATCATTTCATGGTAGCAAGCAGAACCCAAGAAAATGCTGAGAAGCTTGCTAAAACCTTTAATGGAAAAACAATTCCTATCAGCGATATCGCTCAACATCTGTCTCAAGCTGATGTTATTGTTTCTGCAACAACTTGCCCCATTCCATTTATTAATAAAGATTTGGTAATGCAAGCATTAGATCAAAGAAATCATGCCCCCATGTTCTTTTTAGATTTAGCAGTTCCTCGAGATATTGAGGCCGATGTCAAAGAAATCGCACAAGTACACCTCTACAATATTGACGATTTACAAGCGATGATAGAAAAAGGCATCGAAGAAAGACGCCTTGCTGCATTTCATGCAGAGCAATTAGTTGATGAAGAACTGAAAAATTACATTCGCAAACACCGTTCTCTTAAAGCCAAAAAGGTTATTTGTGATTATCGTAACCAAATGTCTGATTTGGCACAAAAAGAATTGCAACGTGCTTTAAAAAAGCTTTCTGCAGGCCAATGTCAGCAGCTTGTTTTAAATGAGTTTAGCGAACGGCTGGTGAATAAGCTTACCCATAATCCCACAGCCGGCTTAAGACAAATAGCCAAAGACGGCCGAGAAGATTTATTTACCTTAGCACAATATCTTTTTACTACTACAACACGTCAATCATCTTATGAAGAAATCTCTTGA
- a CDS encoding M50 family metallopeptidase yields the protein MLLAIIAIILTLILVVGIHEGGHAILARFFQVKIKKISIGFGKPLLRWRGKSGCEWVWAFFPLGGYVQLENTRISPVKPAKYPGCFDKKPVWQRILILLAGAVANLITAWFAFVIVFSLGLSYHVPEIKGVQPNSTAAQAGMLSGDKFVSIGEHATPTWSDVGMQLVILWGKKDIPVVLNRSDGKQTTAMLDLSHVQFRGARLSLLAQLGIEPNLAAAQSELRASSFVDALYQANATMMHMIYFFLMVLKQLFSGVIPFSALLGPIGIFAASVASLTQGIVVFMFFIATLSLAVAVINLFPIPGLDGGSIVYALIEKIRGKPVSVAMELLLHRLVFIIFCVVLVHLLMNDLQRL from the coding sequence ATGCTTTTGGCAATTATCGCCATAATACTCACATTAATCCTTGTAGTAGGGATACATGAGGGTGGGCATGCAATATTAGCTCGTTTTTTTCAAGTAAAAATTAAAAAAATCTCCATAGGATTTGGTAAGCCATTATTGCGTTGGCGAGGCAAAAGCGGCTGTGAATGGGTATGGGCATTTTTTCCTTTGGGAGGGTATGTCCAATTAGAGAACACTCGAATTAGTCCCGTAAAGCCAGCAAAATACCCGGGATGTTTTGATAAGAAGCCAGTTTGGCAGCGTATTCTGATTTTGTTAGCAGGAGCAGTTGCCAATCTCATCACTGCGTGGTTTGCCTTTGTTATCGTATTTTCTTTGGGTCTTAGCTACCATGTCCCTGAAATCAAAGGAGTGCAGCCTAACAGCACGGCCGCTCAAGCAGGCATGCTTTCAGGGGATAAGTTTGTATCTATTGGTGAGCATGCCACCCCAACTTGGAGTGATGTGGGCATGCAGTTAGTGATTCTTTGGGGGAAAAAAGATATTCCTGTAGTGCTTAATCGCAGCGATGGCAAACAGACCACGGCAATGCTTGATTTAAGCCATGTACAATTTCGTGGAGCAAGATTATCTTTATTAGCGCAATTAGGTATTGAGCCCAATTTAGCTGCCGCTCAAAGTGAATTACGTGCTTCATCATTTGTTGATGCACTCTATCAGGCTAATGCCACGATGATGCATATGATTTATTTTTTTCTAATGGTATTAAAACAGTTATTTTCAGGAGTAATCCCTTTTTCGGCACTGCTAGGTCCTATAGGCATTTTTGCTGCTTCAGTGGCCTCGCTGACCCAGGGAATAGTGGTTTTTATGTTTTTTATCGCAACGTTAAGCCTTGCCGTTGCGGTGATAAACTTATTTCCAATTCCAGGTTTAGATGGAGGATCTATAGTTTATGCTCTAATTGAAAAAATCCGCGGCAAACCCGTATCCGTGGCGATGGAGCTTTTATTGCATAGACTGGTGTTTATTATATTTTGCGTGGTATTAGTTCATTTATTAATGAATGATTTGCAAAGACTTTAA
- a CDS encoding ComF family protein, with translation MRQKIWSLAQSLRIYSICILCNQYHNNKMAVCSHCLELMPLLGPGCRYCAYPLPDTHFLVCGNCIKKPPSFDRAFIKYTFEEPLRSLLHQFKYHEGLYLTSFLSYLIFKSLSNQADMPQCLIPVPMHSQRIKQRGFNQAAVLARSLAKKLQLPCNLFSCQKTLNTKPQAGLDEKQRRKNLRSAFITQKLPYQHVAIIDDLLTTGNTANELARTLKKSGVKQVDVWCCARTIEKQ, from the coding sequence GTGCGTCAAAAAATATGGAGTTTAGCACAAAGTTTACGTATATACTCAATATGTATCTTATGTAATCAATACCACAACAACAAAATGGCCGTGTGTTCACATTGCCTTGAACTCATGCCTTTGCTAGGCCCTGGTTGTCGCTATTGTGCTTATCCCTTACCTGACACCCATTTTCTCGTCTGCGGAAATTGTATTAAAAAACCACCCTCTTTTGATAGAGCATTCATAAAGTATACTTTTGAAGAGCCACTGCGAAGCCTTTTACATCAATTCAAATATCATGAGGGGCTATATCTTACATCTTTTTTAAGCTATTTAATTTTTAAATCACTATCAAACCAAGCAGATATGCCTCAGTGTTTGATCCCTGTCCCCATGCATTCACAACGAATCAAACAACGTGGATTTAACCAAGCCGCCGTCTTAGCTCGTTCTTTAGCTAAAAAATTACAGCTCCCTTGTAATTTATTCAGTTGCCAAAAAACGCTCAACACAAAACCTCAAGCAGGTCTGGATGAAAAACAAAGGAGAAAAAATTTACGCTCTGCCTTTATAACCCAAAAACTTCCTTATCAGCATGTCGCCATTATCGATGATCTTCTTACCACCGGTAATACCGCAAATGAACTGGCACGCACCTTAAAGAAATCCGGAGTAAAGCAAGTGGATGTTTGGTGTTGCGCGCGCACCATAGAAAAACAGTGA
- the bioC gene encoding malonyl-ACP O-methyltransferase BioC, with the protein MAVIYEISKAFNRHAAEYEVAAKVQQEIGGRLLERLHYLSMKPQRILDLGCGPGFFSQELARMYPKAQVVGLDLAQIMLLQARKRQGWRRRWSLVAADMERMPFADGAFDLVFANQVIHWGGHLTSVFRELNRIIKPNGCLMFTTLGPDTFQELKAAWFGVNHYAHVNEFADMHDVGDWLMSEHFLDPVIDMELLAVHYESLPKLLQSLKAQGVKNINPKRNQGLTGKTAWQQFKQNYTAMQTDNGKYPLTYEVVYGHAWKGEQRKTEFGIETMVPVSQIVKLKS; encoded by the coding sequence ATGGCTGTTATCTATGAAATTAGCAAGGCATTTAATCGACATGCCGCCGAATATGAAGTTGCTGCTAAAGTACAGCAAGAAATAGGGGGGCGTCTATTAGAGCGCTTGCATTATTTAAGCATGAAACCGCAACGCATTTTGGATTTAGGCTGCGGCCCAGGTTTCTTTTCTCAAGAATTAGCGCGGATGTATCCCAAAGCCCAAGTTGTAGGTTTGGATTTAGCCCAGATCATGTTATTACAGGCACGAAAAAGACAAGGTTGGCGGCGTCGCTGGTCTTTAGTCGCAGCAGACATGGAACGTATGCCTTTTGCCGATGGGGCGTTTGATTTGGTTTTTGCCAATCAAGTGATTCATTGGGGGGGGCATTTAACTTCGGTCTTTCGTGAATTAAATCGAATCATCAAGCCCAATGGATGTTTGATGTTTACTACCTTAGGGCCTGACACGTTTCAGGAATTAAAAGCCGCTTGGTTTGGCGTGAACCATTACGCACACGTTAATGAATTTGCTGACATGCATGATGTAGGGGACTGGTTAATGTCGGAACATTTCTTAGATCCAGTTATCGATATGGAATTGTTGGCGGTGCATTATGAAAGTTTGCCTAAATTGTTACAGTCTTTGAAGGCTCAAGGAGTCAAAAACATTAATCCCAAAAGAAACCAAGGATTAACTGGAAAAACAGCTTGGCAACAATTTAAACAAAACTATACCGCAATGCAAACCGACAACGGAAAATACCCTCTGACTTATGAAGTAGTTTACGGACATGCCTGGAAGGGGGAGCAAAGGAAAACAGAGTTCGGAATAGAAACAATGGTGCCAGTATCCCAAATAGTGAAGCTTAAAAGTTAG
- a CDS encoding LirA/MavJ family T4SS effector: protein MFFKNDTSNPQKKTDPIEEELKKSLKGDLLNNEPFIKNCVKIENFLMDKDAVDQQLIRLNDLLATKLENSNLKVGKKATKQLRTLIQELLTSAGFREGMIQTIGDKGLSKEDFMFLTSSGFMLKDSSLRGKPHGEFTHAIQWCLIILKQQEDPTFLDNMEIKDICNHIFKLLGHEDSTTKYPFNCWDQLVDRAEDDARSPEWLSGHIQDNENEDYPLLAEMIKLRTEKGKGSLSKSHLEEKLKNPPERYEKHPEIEDILMPKLNK, encoded by the coding sequence ATGTTCTTTAAAAACGACACATCTAACCCGCAAAAAAAAACCGATCCGATTGAAGAAGAGTTGAAAAAATCACTTAAAGGCGACTTATTAAACAATGAACCATTTATAAAAAATTGCGTAAAAATAGAAAATTTTCTCATGGATAAAGACGCTGTAGACCAACAGCTTATTCGTTTAAATGATCTACTCGCAACCAAGTTAGAAAATAGCAACTTAAAAGTAGGTAAAAAAGCAACGAAGCAATTACGAACACTGATTCAAGAACTACTAACCAGTGCCGGATTTAGAGAGGGAATGATCCAAACAATTGGCGATAAAGGATTGAGCAAAGAGGATTTTATGTTTTTAACCTCTTCAGGATTTATGCTCAAAGACAGTAGCCTTCGTGGTAAACCTCATGGCGAATTTACTCATGCTATCCAATGGTGTTTAATTATATTAAAACAACAAGAAGATCCGACTTTTCTTGATAATATGGAGATAAAAGATATTTGTAATCATATTTTTAAACTTTTAGGTCATGAAGATTCAACAACAAAATATCCATTTAATTGTTGGGACCAGCTTGTTGACAGGGCAGAAGACGATGCTCGATCGCCAGAATGGCTTTCTGGGCATATTCAGGATAACGAAAATGAGGATTACCCGTTATTAGCTGAAATGATAAAATTAAGAACTGAAAAAGGTAAAGGTTCTCTCTCTAAATCACACTTAGAAGAGAAGCTAAAAAATCCCCCTGAACGGTATGAAAAACATCCTGAAATTGAAGATATTCTTATGCCTAAATTGAATAAGTAA
- a CDS encoding polyprenyl synthetase family protein: MISNYINRHEAFLKQVIAHSSVPAVIIRSAIDYSLFPGGKRIRPILVYLTGSLLDLDLNILDAIAAAVELTHCYSLIHDDLPAMDNDDLRRGRPSCHKAFDEATAILAGDGMQALAIDVLLTYLPHLVQPERVISITRELVQATGISGMVSGQSLDLSELAKSSVDDERLKEIHHLKTGRLILACIEMVLRIQSTPEAYQSALRTYANHIGLVFQMQDDYLDYHAPAEFLGKGRSSDLANQKTTFATLYTKDKLELEISKHYQIALDALQIFGQKALLLIDLTKELQERSNRF, from the coding sequence GTGATTAGCAATTATATAAATCGACATGAAGCATTTCTGAAGCAGGTCATTGCCCATTCATCTGTTCCTGCGGTGATCATACGCTCTGCAATAGACTACTCTCTTTTCCCTGGTGGAAAAAGAATCAGGCCAATTTTAGTTTATCTTACTGGAAGCCTGCTTGATCTGGATCTAAATATTCTCGATGCTATTGCTGCTGCAGTAGAATTAACCCATTGCTACTCTTTAATTCATGATGACCTTCCTGCAATGGATAATGATGATTTACGCCGCGGAAGACCAAGTTGTCATAAAGCATTTGATGAGGCTACTGCGATTTTGGCTGGGGATGGCATGCAAGCATTAGCTATTGATGTGCTTTTAACTTATCTTCCCCACTTGGTGCAACCTGAGCGCGTCATATCCATAACTCGCGAGCTTGTTCAAGCAACTGGTATCAGCGGGATGGTAAGCGGGCAGAGCCTCGATTTATCTGAATTAGCAAAATCGTCTGTTGATGACGAGCGACTCAAAGAAATCCACCATCTTAAAACTGGACGACTTATCCTTGCATGCATCGAAATGGTTTTGAGAATACAATCAACCCCTGAAGCGTATCAATCAGCTTTGCGAACTTATGCGAACCACATTGGTCTTGTCTTTCAAATGCAAGATGATTATTTAGACTACCATGCTCCAGCTGAATTTTTGGGTAAAGGACGTTCTTCTGATTTGGCGAACCAAAAAACTACTTTTGCTACTTTATATACCAAAGATAAATTAGAGCTGGAAATCAGCAAACATTATCAAATTGCTCTCGATGCATTACAAATATTTGGTCAAAAAGCACTCTTATTAATTGATTTAACTAAAGAATTGCAAGAACGTAGTAATCGATTTTAA
- a CDS encoding exodeoxyribonuclease VII small subunit: MSKGFHFEQSITELEEIVRQLEKGELSLEDSLKQFEKGINLARHCQDALLKAEQKIELLTSAEPSSDEQLSD; the protein is encoded by the coding sequence ATGAGCAAAGGCTTCCATTTTGAACAATCAATCACGGAATTGGAAGAAATTGTCAGGCAATTAGAAAAGGGTGAACTCTCTTTAGAAGATTCCCTCAAACAATTTGAAAAAGGAATAAACCTAGCACGACATTGTCAAGATGCATTGCTAAAAGCCGAACAAAAAATAGAACTATTAACTTCTGCTGAACCAAGCTCGGACGAACAATTAAGTGATTAG
- the radA gene encoding DNA repair protein RadA produces MKAKTQFVCNQCAALFKQWAGQCTHCGAWNSIAEEGVIAAGRNIRSGSWVNQRSVVTAVEDVVMDKEVRMDCGLSELNRVLGGGLVYGSVVLIGGDPGIGKSTLLLQTLANLSLQETVLYVTGEESLQQVAMRAKRLGLPLEGLKLLAETQVESIIAQAQKEKPKIIVIDSVQTIFTETISSAPGGVSQVRESAAQLVRFAKMTQTAVFLVGHVTKEGALAGPRVLEHMVDSVLYFEGQNDSRFRVIRTIKNRFGAVNELGVFAMTDKGLKEVANPSAIFLSRQPEPTSGSAVMVTWEGSRPMLVEVQALVDEAHGQQSKRVTVGLESNRLAILLAVLHRHGGIATYDQDIFINVVGGVKVTETGSDLALLAAVVSSLRNRVFDRETIIFGEVGLAGEIRPVQSGQERLKEAAKHGFKRAIIPFANAPKQNNSSMTIEPVKYLHEVLEKM; encoded by the coding sequence ATGAAAGCAAAAACCCAATTTGTATGCAATCAATGCGCAGCACTTTTTAAACAATGGGCTGGGCAATGTACCCACTGTGGCGCATGGAATTCGATTGCAGAAGAAGGCGTTATAGCTGCAGGACGCAATATTCGTAGCGGATCTTGGGTCAATCAGCGTTCAGTAGTCACTGCTGTTGAAGATGTGGTTATGGATAAAGAAGTACGTATGGATTGTGGTTTATCAGAGTTAAATCGGGTACTCGGAGGAGGTTTGGTTTATGGTTCAGTAGTTCTTATTGGAGGTGATCCTGGCATAGGTAAGTCTACTTTATTATTACAAACACTCGCCAATCTTTCTCTCCAAGAAACGGTACTTTATGTAACGGGTGAAGAATCGTTGCAGCAAGTCGCTATGCGAGCCAAACGTTTAGGATTACCGTTAGAGGGACTAAAGCTTCTAGCAGAGACACAAGTTGAATCAATTATTGCCCAAGCGCAAAAAGAAAAGCCTAAGATTATTGTGATTGATTCGGTGCAGACTATTTTTACAGAAACTATAAGTTCTGCCCCAGGCGGGGTTAGTCAAGTTAGAGAATCGGCAGCACAGTTAGTCCGTTTTGCCAAAATGACCCAAACAGCCGTGTTTTTAGTGGGGCATGTAACCAAAGAAGGTGCGTTGGCAGGACCGCGAGTTTTAGAACATATGGTTGATAGTGTTTTATATTTTGAAGGACAAAATGACAGTCGTTTTCGAGTCATTCGCACTATTAAAAACCGATTTGGTGCAGTGAATGAATTGGGTGTATTTGCCATGACGGATAAAGGTTTAAAAGAGGTGGCTAATCCCTCCGCAATTTTTTTATCGCGTCAACCAGAACCTACTTCCGGAAGCGCAGTAATGGTGACCTGGGAGGGATCACGACCCATGCTCGTTGAAGTACAAGCATTGGTTGATGAAGCACACGGACAGCAATCCAAACGCGTTACAGTGGGTCTTGAATCTAATCGCTTGGCTATATTACTTGCTGTGTTACACCGGCACGGGGGAATTGCAACCTATGATCAAGATATATTTATTAATGTAGTAGGTGGTGTAAAGGTAACAGAAACAGGCTCAGACTTGGCTTTATTAGCAGCAGTGGTTTCTAGTTTGCGTAATCGAGTATTTGATCGCGAAACCATTATTTTTGGTGAAGTGGGATTAGCGGGGGAAATCAGACCGGTACAAAGCGGGCAGGAGCGTCTAAAAGAGGCAGCAAAACATGGTTTTAAACGCGCAATAATTCCTTTTGCTAATGCACCTAAGCAGAATAACTCCTCTATGACTATAGAACCTGTGAAATACCTGCATGAAGTTTTAGAAAAAATGTAG